The region CTCTCCTACGGCCGGACCCTGCGCATCAACAGCACCGACAGCCGTATCCCCCAGATCAAGCGGATGCTGAAATTTTTCGGCGATTATCCAAAACACTTTGCCGAAGACAATCAATTCGACCGCCCCTTTGCCCAAGCGATCCGCAGCTTCCGCAGCCGTTTCAAGCTCCCTCCCGGCAACACCGTGGACAACAAGGTGATCCAGGCCCTCAACACGACGAAGAAGGAGTACCTCCGGAAGATCCTGGTCAATCTGGAGAAACTCAAACTCTACCCGCACCGTTGGGAACCCGACTATGTCGAAGTCAATGTCCCCGAATTCAAGATGCGCTTCTATCGCAACGGACAACCGATCTTCAGCAGTGATGTGGTGGTGGGACGCATCGACAGGCCGACGCCCATCTTCGACAGCAAAATGACCTATATGGTCCTCAACCCCACCTGGACCATCCCCGACAATCTGGTCCGCCGGGATCTGATCCCGATGCTGAAAAAAGAGCCCGACTATCTGCAAAAGCACAACATCCACGTCTATACCAGCTACAAACCCAACGCACCCGAGGTCGAACTCGACTTCGAGAAGCTCTTCAGCTATGAACACGATACCCGGCCCATCCCCTACCGTTTCGTCCAATTCCCCAGCGATCAAAACGCCTTGGGACGGGTCAAATTTATGTTTCCCAACAAATACTCGGTCTATCTCCACGATACCGACAACAAAAAGCTCTTCGGCTACCGCTATCGCGTCTTCAGTTCCGGGTGTATGCGGGTTGCCAAGCCTTTCGATTTTATGGACCTGTTGCTCCATTACGCCCGGGGAAACTACTCGGAAGGAAAGATTCAAGAGATCTTAGCCAGCAACAAACCGACGACCATCCGCCTGAAAAAGGCGATTCCCGTCCATATCGTCTATTTCACGGTGCGCCGGGAGGGGAAAAAGGATTATTTCTTCTACGATATCTATCTCTACGACAAAATGATCTGGGAATCGATGGAGGGGCACAAGAAGGCAAGCTTCAGAGTGCCGGAAAAACGCCTCAACCCCCTACGCAAAGAGCGTAAGAGACGGCGTCATTTCTTTTGACAGACCGTACTGATGTCTTGTTTGTTGAGCTTGAGTTTCCCTTGGGAAATGATATCCTGGACGATGCGGTAACCGTGATTTAGGGCTATGGCGATGCTGCCGCCGCTCTTGAAGGCGATATCTCCCGCAATGTAGATCCCCTCGACACTGGTTTCCAGA is a window of Nitratifractor salsuginis DSM 16511 DNA encoding:
- a CDS encoding L,D-transpeptidase family protein, whose amino-acid sequence is MTKKVFLLLFLGWGVLMGAPAPTPESDLLGTQIQTTLDSKLHSPYRTQIAELYRLNGFKALWVGPENAANYAALLHALENPLYNYNHKDFNLNEIKRLSFLLDNGELPPANVPAARARLDVLMSDALMRLLHFIRVGDVDWPLVQQKLKRLKETQDVQAAWDIRPKKLPETKELYQVLNQKELAPYLRKQLPLEPRYRKLLALLAKYRTMPNFPKLSYGRTLRINSTDSRIPQIKRMLKFFGDYPKHFAEDNQFDRPFAQAIRSFRSRFKLPPGNTVDNKVIQALNTTKKEYLRKILVNLEKLKLYPHRWEPDYVEVNVPEFKMRFYRNGQPIFSSDVVVGRIDRPTPIFDSKMTYMVLNPTWTIPDNLVRRDLIPMLKKEPDYLQKHNIHVYTSYKPNAPEVELDFEKLFSYEHDTRPIPYRFVQFPSDQNALGRVKFMFPNKYSVYLHDTDNKKLFGYRYRVFSSGCMRVAKPFDFMDLLLHYARGNYSEGKIQEILASNKPTTIRLKKAIPVHIVYFTVRREGKKDYFFYDIYLYDKMIWESMEGHKKASFRVPEKRLNPLRKERKRRRHFF